In Campylobacter vicugnae, a genomic segment contains:
- a CDS encoding DNA polymerase III subunit gamma/tau — MKALALKYRPKSFDELIGQEVVANTLTHALDSNRLGHAYLFSGLRGSGKTSSARIFAKALLCSKGISAHPCEVCANCVMANENRHMDIIEMDAASHRKIDDIRELIEQTKYSPSSARFKVFIIDEVHMLTKEAFNALLKTLEEPPEYVKFILATTDPLKLPATVLSRTQHFRFHSIAKASVVKHLEFILNKEGIEFEERALEVLARSGGGSLRDTLTLLDQAIIYSHQKLTHKVIVDMLGLLDPAKVDEIFAVINSRDKNELLKLLHELQNYDSSSIIDELIENLKYKFIHQNGDFSLLIFERFFRILSEAKSMLNSSADPEFVLFITLFMMLEAFNLTNIDDAISSLKSQNSTPANQVAQIQPQAIPNQTIIKPQSKDDYQIFVDALYDKSYELGVLFDECVRLIGFENGTLSLEFAMSNERLTFARKYYNEVILPSAKGVYGQDIKLVVQKSEPKKTTLLSRAPLPPVIEQNQNIENEVNKQTNELNSKANSQAKGVLSLKSSMSQEEINLKELKRLFGEPQILSNS, encoded by the coding sequence GTGAAAGCCTTAGCACTTAAATATCGCCCAAAGAGTTTTGATGAGCTAATCGGTCAAGAGGTTGTAGCCAATACTCTTACGCATGCTCTTGACTCTAATAGATTGGGTCATGCATATCTATTTTCTGGTCTTAGAGGAAGTGGCAAGACTAGTAGTGCTAGGATTTTTGCTAAAGCTCTTTTATGTAGCAAAGGTATTAGTGCGCATCCATGCGAAGTTTGTGCTAACTGCGTAATGGCTAATGAAAATCGCCATATGGATATTATTGAAATGGACGCAGCAAGCCATAGAAAAATCGATGATATTAGAGAGTTAATTGAACAGACTAAATATTCTCCAAGTAGTGCTAGATTTAAAGTATTTATAATAGATGAAGTTCATATGCTTACTAAAGAGGCTTTTAATGCACTTTTAAAGACGCTTGAAGAGCCGCCTGAATATGTCAAATTTATTCTAGCTACAACTGATCCACTTAAGCTTCCAGCTACTGTTTTATCTCGTACCCAGCACTTTAGATTTCACTCTATTGCCAAAGCTAGCGTGGTTAAGCATCTTGAGTTTATATTAAATAAAGAAGGAATTGAATTTGAAGAGCGAGCTTTAGAAGTGCTAGCTAGAAGCGGTGGAGGAAGCCTTAGAGATACGCTTACTTTACTTGATCAAGCTATAATTTATTCACACCAAAAGCTTACCCATAAAGTTATTGTAGATATGCTAGGACTCCTTGATCCAGCTAAGGTAGATGAGATATTTGCCGTGATTAACTCAAGGGATAAAAATGAGCTTTTAAAACTTTTGCACGAGTTGCAAAACTATGATTCTAGCTCTATTATTGATGAGCTAATAGAGAATTTAAAATATAAATTTATCCATCAAAATGGTGATTTTTCGCTTTTGATTTTTGAGAGATTTTTTAGAATTTTGAGTGAAGCAAAATCTATGTTAAATAGCTCAGCTGATCCGGAGTTTGTGTTATTTATCACTTTATTTATGATGCTTGAGGCATTTAATCTTACAAATATTGATGATGCGATATCATCACTAAAATCACAAAATAGCACCCCTGCAAATCAAGTAGCCCAAATTCAACCACAAGCTATACCAAATCAAACCATAATCAAACCACAATCAAAAGATGATTATCAGATTTTTGTAGATGCTTTATATGATAAAAGCTATGAGCTAGGCGTACTTTTTGATGAGTGCGTAAGATTAATAGGGTTTGAAAATGGAACTTTAAGCCTTGAATTTGCGATGAGTAATGAGCGGCTAACTTTTGCTAGAAAGTATTATAATGAAGTGATTTTGCCATCTGCAAAGGGAGTTTATGGGCAAGATATTAAGCTTGTAGTTCAAAAGAGCGAACCAAAAAAAACCACTCTTTTAAGTCGCGCTCCACTTCCTCCAGTAATAGAACAAAATCAAAATATAGAAAATGAAGTAAATAAACAAACAAATGAGTTAAACTCAAAAGCAAATAGCCAGGCAAAAGGAGTGCTATCATTAAAATCATCAATGAGCCAAGAGGAGATAAATTTAAAAGAGTTAAAACGGCTATTTGGCGAGCCGCAGATTTTATCAAATAGTTAG
- a CDS encoding ComF family protein has product MRCVKCAKISLKIICKDCQRVLSEYEQGCRLVDGFKVYYFYKYSDIKEILATKHHLHGSFAIWHLCRISLAKFAKEFSFGSKVAVVPLDDNIKSGYSHTAILARSLLNLELFPIYRALRATNDIKYAGKSLEFRRKNPRGFKLLKEIKTPVILVDDIITTGTSMLEAKKILAKAGVNVLFGLVLADARE; this is encoded by the coding sequence ATGCGATGTGTCAAATGCGCTAAGATATCACTTAAGATAATATGTAAAGATTGTCAGCGTGTGCTTAGTGAGTATGAGCAAGGGTGTAGATTAGTAGATGGGTTTAAGGTATATTATTTTTATAAATATAGCGATATTAAGGAGATATTAGCCACTAAACATCATCTACATGGTAGCTTTGCTATTTGGCATTTATGCCGCATTAGTTTGGCTAAATTTGCTAAGGAATTTAGCTTTGGTAGCAAGGTTGCGGTGGTGCCACTTGATGATAATATAAAAAGTGGTTACTCTCACACTGCTATTTTAGCTAGGTCTTTATTAAATTTAGAACTATTTCCTATTTATAGGGCTTTGCGTGCTACTAATGATATTAAATATGCTGGTAAATCCTTAGAGTTTCGCCGTAAAAATCCACGCGGATTTAAGCTTTTAAAAGAGATTAAAACACCAGTAATCTTAGTAGATGATATCATAACTACTGGTACTAGTATGCTAGAGGCTAAAAAGATATTAGCCAAAGCTGGAGTAAATGTGCTTTTTGGTTTAGTTTTAGCCGATGCTAGGGAGTAG
- the dcd gene encoding dCTP deaminase, translating to MGLKSDKWIRKMSLEHKMISPFCEENIGRGVVSYGLSSYGYDIRVGNEFKIFTNVGGTVVDPKNFDEKNVVDFIGDVCIVPPNSFALARTVEYFEMPRDTLAICLGKSTYARCGIIVNVTPFEPGFKGHITIEISNTTPLPAKIYANEGIAQVLFLQGDEICETSYADKNGKYQSQTGITLPRILQ from the coding sequence ATGGGTCTAAAAAGCGATAAATGGATAAGAAAAATGAGCCTAGAACACAAAATGATAAGCCCATTTTGTGAAGAAAATATAGGTCGTGGAGTTGTTAGCTACGGGCTTTCAAGCTACGGATATGATATTAGAGTTGGGAATGAATTTAAGATTTTTACTAATGTAGGCGGCACAGTTGTTGATCCTAAAAATTTTGATGAAAAAAATGTTGTAGATTTTATAGGTGATGTATGTATTGTCCCACCAAATTCATTTGCATTAGCTAGAACTGTAGAGTATTTTGAGATGCCACGTGATACATTAGCTATATGTCTTGGCAAAAGCACATATGCAAGATGTGGAATAATTGTCAATGTAACTCCATTTGAACCAGGATTTAAAGGCCATATAACAATAGAAATCTCAAACACAACTCCACTTCCAGCCAAAATTTACGCCAATGAAGGGATAGCGCAGGTTCTATTTTTACAAGGTGATGAGATTTGCGAGACAAGTTATGCTGATAAAAATGGCAAATATCAATCTCAAACCGGAATCACTCTACCAAGAATTTTGCAATAA
- a CDS encoding AAC(3) family N-acetyltransferase, with the protein MNSIALIEANGRIYNYNDLINCLHQIGIGKGDILCVHTELIALGRPLVSKNEFLDSIIRAFYEVIGRAGTLIMPTFTYSFCNNQIYDKCNSRSTMGLLTEYYRHCDGVVRTDDPIFSFAIGGANASEYLIRTPTCFSKGCVYDKLRQNGGKIVLFGLTHLGYTFTHYIEEQIGVSYRYFKRFSGLMIDESGNESKQSIEYYVRKLDKNSEISIPKQIEILKRSNNFNLVPFGNAMIVAIDAQKYYKETYKAIIQNENNILQ; encoded by the coding sequence ATGAACTCTATTGCATTAATAGAGGCTAATGGTAGGATTTATAATTATAATGATTTAATAAATTGCTTACATCAAATAGGAATAGGCAAGGGCGATATACTTTGCGTGCATACTGAATTAATCGCTCTTGGCAGACCACTTGTGAGCAAAAATGAGTTTTTAGATTCTATTATTAGGGCGTTTTATGAGGTTATAGGTAGGGCTGGGACGCTGATTATGCCGACATTTACATATAGCTTTTGTAATAATCAAATTTATGATAAATGCAATTCTAGAAGCACAATGGGGCTATTAACTGAGTATTATCGTCATTGCGATGGCGTGGTGCGAACTGATGATCCGATATTCTCTTTTGCTATTGGTGGAGCAAATGCAAGCGAGTATCTAATCCGCACACCAACATGCTTTAGCAAGGGTTGTGTATATGATAAGTTAAGACAAAATGGTGGCAAGATAGTGCTGTTTGGCCTAACTCATCTAGGATATACATTTACTCACTATATTGAAGAGCAAATTGGCGTAAGTTATAGGTATTTTAAGCGTTTTAGCGGTTTAATGATAGATGAGAGTGGCAATGAGAGTAAGCAAAGTATAGAGTATTATGTCAGAAAGCTCGATAAAAACTCTGAAATATCAATACCAAAGCAAATAGAGATATTAAAACGCTCTAATAATTTTAATCTTGTGCCATTTGGTAATGCTATGATAGTAGCTATAGACGCTCAAAAATATTACAAAGAGACCTATAAAGCTATAATACAAAATGAAAATAATATATTGCAGTAA
- a CDS encoding DUF4878 domain-containing protein → MKRVVFIIFSFMLVGCGSDSSSAVDILNQVKDGNIKEAIKVALPEEIKSSPAMEYIEGAINATIEQNKTTNTSKVIKDIEILSQNNSENNTQITIKIKSENSHIDGDKIRLQRDSSGKWQIVK, encoded by the coding sequence GTGAAAAGAGTAGTTTTTATTATATTTTCATTTATGTTAGTAGGGTGCGGTTCTGATAGTAGCAGCGCTGTAGATATATTAAATCAAGTAAAAGATGGCAATATCAAAGAGGCGATTAAGGTTGCCTTGCCAGAAGAGATTAAATCTAGCCCAGCAATGGAGTATATAGAAGGCGCTATAAATGCTACAATAGAACAAAATAAAACTACTAATACTAGCAAAGTAATCAAAGATATAGAGATATTAAGTCAAAATAATAGTGAAAATAATACTCAAATAACTATTAAAATTAAATCTGAAAATAGCCATATAGATGGTGATAAAATTCGATTACAAAGAGATAGTAGCGGCAAGTGGCAAATAGTAAAATAG
- a CDS encoding DUF4910 domain-containing protein: MEQNRMYKLISKLYKIPRSITGDGFRDSLDIIDEAIGGGRAI, encoded by the coding sequence ATGGAACAAAATAGAATGTATAAGCTAATCTCTAAACTTTACAAAATTCCACGCAGTATCACAGGAGATGGCTTTAGAGATAGTCTTGATATAATCGATGAAGCTATTGGGGGGGGTAGAGCGATTTAG
- a CDS encoding DUF4910 domain-containing protein, whose product MKLLGGVERFSIPSGTQVYDWRVPPEWVIRDGYIITPNGKKICQFKEHNLHILNYSAPIDKKLSLDELKEHIYTIPELPNAIAYVTSYYERRWGFCISYNELKELPDGEYHAFIDSEFKDDGELNYAHIIIPSTTGNTKEILISSYLCHPQMANNELSGPTVWSELIRWVRSLKHREYTYRFVIVPETIGSICYINRNFKTLKENVVAGFVLSCIGDDGDYSVVLSPDENSLSDIATLHTIKHITKEPKIYKFLDRGSDERQYNTPNLNLGVTTICRSLFGHFDEYHTSLDDLDFVTPSGLEGGFNYARNLIENLEINKKYILTTICEPNLGSRGLIGTLSIKGSYNVEYKKLRTFLAYCNGKRSVIEIADILGVEARSLKPIIDKLLEFELIKEINTKD is encoded by the coding sequence ATGAAGCTATTGGGGGGGGTAGAGCGATTTAGTATCCCAAGCGGTACGCAGGTTTATGATTGGAGAGTTCCACCTGAGTGGGTAATCCGTGATGGGTATATAATTACACCAAATGGCAAAAAAATTTGCCAATTTAAAGAACACAATCTACATATACTTAACTACTCAGCACCTATTGATAAAAAATTAAGCTTAGATGAGTTAAAAGAGCATATATACACTATACCAGAACTACCAAACGCTATTGCTTATGTTACTAGTTATTATGAGCGTAGATGGGGATTTTGCATATCTTATAATGAGCTAAAAGAGTTACCAGATGGAGAGTATCACGCTTTTATAGATAGTGAGTTTAAAGATGATGGCGAGCTAAATTACGCTCATATCATTATCCCATCTACTACTGGCAATACCAAAGAGATTTTAATCTCATCATATCTATGCCACCCTCAAATGGCAAATAATGAACTTAGTGGCCCAACAGTATGGAGTGAGCTTATTAGATGGGTTAGAAGTTTAAAACATAGAGAATATACATATAGATTTGTAATAGTTCCTGAGACGATAGGCTCAATTTGCTATATTAATCGTAATTTTAAAACGCTTAAAGAGAATGTAGTAGCTGGATTTGTGCTTAGCTGTATTGGCGATGATGGAGACTATAGTGTCGTTTTAAGCCCTGATGAAAATAGCCTAAGCGATATAGCTACTCTTCACACTATCAAGCATATAACCAAAGAGCCAAAAATATACAAATTTTTAGATCGTGGAAGTGATGAGAGACAGTACAATACGCCAAATTTAAATCTTGGTGTTACGACAATTTGTAGAAGTTTATTTGGTCATTTTGATGAGTATCATACTAGTTTAGATGATTTGGATTTTGTTACTCCTTCTGGACTTGAAGGTGGATTTAATTATGCTAGAAATTTGATTGAAAATTTAGAAATCAATAAAAAATATATACTTACTACAATTTGTGAGCCAAATTTAGGTTCGCGTGGACTTATTGGCACTCTTAGTATTAAAGGTTCATATAACGTTGAGTATAAAAAACTTCGCACATTTTTAGCCTATTGTAATGGCAAAAGAAGCGTTATAGAGATAGCTGATATTTTAGGTGTAGAAGCTAGAAGTCTAAAGCCTATAATAGACAAATTGCTTGAATTTGAATTAATAAAAGAGATAAATACAAAAGATTAA
- the accB gene encoding acetyl-CoA carboxylase biotin carboxyl carrier protein, translating to MTRDEIKELMSFFDETNINKIKIKNGDFAIELEKYEPCEQSSAPALACPPIPAPAPINVVVNEKTVTTSSATDTLNAPMVGTFYIAPSPGAASFVKVGQTVRKGDTIGIIEAMKIMNEIEAEFDCRIIKAIVADGQPVEFGMALFEVEKI from the coding sequence ATGACAAGAGATGAGATTAAAGAGCTTATGAGCTTTTTTGATGAGACTAACATCAATAAGATAAAGATTAAAAATGGCGATTTTGCTATAGAATTAGAAAAATATGAGCCGTGCGAGCAATCATCAGCTCCAGCATTAGCATGCCCACCAATTCCAGCTCCAGCACCAATTAATGTAGTAGTAAATGAAAAAACAGTTACAACATCATCAGCAACTGATACACTAAATGCACCAATGGTAGGTACATTTTATATAGCACCAAGTCCAGGCGCAGCTAGCTTTGTTAAAGTAGGTCAAACAGTAAGAAAAGGTGATACAATCGGTATTATTGAAGCTATGAAAATTATGAATGAGATTGAAGCTGAATTTGATTGTAGAATTATTAAGGCTATAGTAGCAGATGGCCAACCAGTTGAGTTTGGTATGGCTCTATTTGAGGTTGAAAAGATATGA
- a CDS encoding acyl carrier protein, translating to MKEIKELFNKIGKSDIDESMTNLLSDGIIDSMDIMALVVEIEKLYKKPLKSKFIINENFESFESICKMLDEAMQ from the coding sequence ATGAAAGAGATAAAAGAGCTTTTTAATAAAATTGGTAAAAGTGATATAGATGAGAGTATGACAAATTTGCTAAGCGATGGAATTATTGATAGTATGGATATAATGGCATTAGTAGTTGAGATAGAAAAATTATATAAAAAACCTTTAAAATCAAAATTTATTATTAATGAAAATTTTGAGAGTTTTGAATCGATTTGTAAGATGTTAGATGAGGCAATGCAATGA
- the lepA gene encoding translation elongation factor 4: protein MKNIRNFSIIAHIDHGKSTLADRIITECGAVDERAMSAQVMDTMDIEKERGITIKAQSVRLGYTLDGEHYILNLIDTPGHVDFSYEVSRSLASCEGALLVVDASQGVEAQTIANVYIALDNNLEIIPVVNKIDLPAADPDRVKDEIEHVIGLDCSEALEVSAKSGVGIKELIETIIRKIPPPKANLDLPLKALIYDSWFDNYLGALALVRLYDGSVKKGDEVYVMGTDKKHMVLDLMYPNPVAPIKTNELKAGEVGIVVLGLKDVASVSVGDTITLAKNRAAEPIGGFEKAKPFVFAGLYPIDTDKFEDLRDALDKLKLNDSSISYEPETSAALGFGFRVGFLGLLHMEVVKERLEREFNLDLIATAPTVTYQVVCTDGAILDIQNPSELPPTNKIDHIKEPYVKATIITPSEFLGNIISLLNSRRAIQTKMDYITTSRVLLEYDIPMNEIVMDFYDKLKSATKGYASFDYEPSEYRVGNLVKLDIKVAGETVDALSIIVPDEKAMSKGRDFVKAMKEIVPRQLFEVAIQASIGSKIIARETVKSMGKNVTAKCYGGDITRKRKLLEKQKEGKKRMKAIGKVTLPSEAFLSVLKID, encoded by the coding sequence ATGAAAAATATTAGAAATTTTAGCATTATCGCACATATCGACCATGGTAAAAGTACTCTAGCTGATCGCATTATTACTGAGTGTGGAGCTGTAGATGAAAGAGCTATGAGTGCGCAAGTTATGGATACAATGGATATAGAAAAAGAGCGTGGAATTACCATAAAGGCTCAATCTGTTAGACTTGGCTACACACTTGATGGTGAGCATTATATTTTAAATTTAATTGACACTCCAGGACATGTGGATTTTAGTTATGAAGTTAGTAGAAGTTTAGCAAGTTGCGAAGGCGCTTTGCTAGTTGTAGATGCATCTCAAGGCGTAGAGGCTCAGACTATAGCAAATGTATATATCGCACTTGATAATAATTTAGAAATTATCCCAGTAGTTAATAAAATTGACCTTCCAGCAGCTGATCCTGATAGGGTAAAAGATGAGATAGAGCATGTTATCGGTCTTGATTGTAGCGAGGCTTTAGAAGTGAGTGCAAAAAGTGGAGTTGGTATAAAGGAGTTAATAGAGACTATAATACGCAAAATCCCACCACCAAAGGCAAATTTAGATCTACCGCTAAAGGCGCTTATTTATGATAGTTGGTTTGATAACTATCTAGGTGCTTTAGCGCTTGTAAGATTATATGATGGAAGTGTTAAAAAAGGCGATGAAGTCTATGTAATGGGCACTGATAAAAAGCATATGGTATTGGATTTAATGTATCCAAACCCAGTCGCACCAATCAAAACAAATGAGCTAAAAGCTGGAGAAGTTGGCATAGTAGTGCTAGGGCTAAAAGATGTAGCAAGTGTAAGCGTAGGCGATACTATTACTCTAGCTAAAAATAGAGCCGCAGAACCTATAGGCGGATTTGAAAAGGCTAAGCCGTTTGTATTTGCTGGTTTATATCCGATCGATACAGATAAATTTGAAGACTTAAGAGATGCTCTTGATAAATTAAAGCTAAATGATAGCTCTATTAGCTATGAGCCTGAGACATCAGCGGCTCTTGGCTTTGGATTTAGGGTTGGATTTTTAGGCTTGCTTCATATGGAAGTGGTAAAAGAGAGACTAGAGCGTGAGTTTAATCTAGATCTTATCGCCACAGCTCCAACAGTAACTTATCAAGTAGTTTGTACTGATGGGGCTATTTTAGATATCCAAAATCCAAGCGAGCTACCGCCAACAAATAAGATAGATCATATAAAAGAGCCATATGTTAAGGCTACAATTATAACACCTAGCGAATTTTTAGGCAATATTATTAGCCTTTTAAATTCACGCCGTGCTATTCAAACTAAAATGGATTATATCACCACTTCAAGGGTGCTTTTGGAATATGATATACCGATGAATGAGATTGTTATGGACTTTTATGATAAATTAAAAAGCGCTACTAAAGGCTATGCAAGCTTTGATTATGAACCAAGCGAGTATAGAGTAGGAAATCTTGTCAAGCTTGATATTAAAGTAGCTGGTGAAACAGTTGATGCTCTTTCTATCATCGTGCCTGATGAAAAAGCTATGAGCAAAGGTAGAGACTTTGTAAAAGCTATGAAAGAGATAGTGCCTCGTCAGCTTTTTGAAGTAGCAATCCAAGCTAGTATCGGTAGTAAAATCATCGCCAGAGAAACGGTAAAATCAATGGGTAAAAATGTAACTGCTAAGTGCTATGGTGGTGATATTACTCGTAAAAGAAAATTACTAGAGAAGCAAAAAGAGGGTAAAAAGCGTATGAAAGCTATTGGTAAGGTTACGCTACCTAGCGAGGCGTTTTTGAGTGTGCTTAAGATAGATTAG
- the pseC gene encoding UDP-4-amino-4,6-dideoxy-N-acetyl-beta-L-altrosamine transaminase, translating into MIVYSRQKIDNSDIDAVVEALKSDMLTCGERVVEFEEALCKLTGAKFAVAMNSATSALHAAYIALGVCKNDEIITTPITFAATANAAIMCGVNVKFADVLSNGNIDPNSIKNLINKQTKVITAVDFGGLPVNMDEIKNISKEHGIKIIDDASHALGSSINGKMIGNLADITIFSFHAIKPITTFEGGALLTNDEDIAKSARLTRSHGMVKKQAWNMDMISMGYNYRLSDVACALGLSQLKRLDEFISRRDEIAAIYEDAFSDSKHLKTIKIPSHIRSARHLYPVLLNSNLWCAKEDIFNELHSRGIGVQVHYKPTYQFSFYKKLYGEQFLSGAEDFYRAELSLPCHQMMSDDDVRFIISNLNELLDKYALATICS; encoded by the coding sequence ATGATAGTATATAGCAGACAAAAGATTGATAATAGCGATATAGATGCAGTAGTAGAAGCACTAAAAAGCGATATGCTTACTTGTGGAGAGCGTGTAGTAGAGTTTGAAGAAGCACTTTGTAAGCTTACTGGAGCAAAATTTGCCGTAGCTATGAATTCAGCCACATCTGCTCTACACGCTGCATATATAGCTCTTGGTGTATGCAAAAACGATGAGATAATCACTACACCAATCACCTTTGCAGCCACAGCAAATGCAGCTATAATGTGTGGAGTAAATGTCAAATTTGCTGATGTTTTATCAAATGGCAATATAGATCCAAACTCCATAAAAAATCTAATAAATAAACAAACAAAAGTTATTACTGCAGTAGATTTTGGCGGACTACCTGTAAATATGGATGAGATAAAAAATATAAGCAAAGAACACGGTATAAAGATTATCGATGATGCTAGCCATGCATTAGGTAGCAGTATAAATGGCAAAATGATAGGAAATTTAGCTGATATAACTATCTTTAGCTTTCACGCTATTAAGCCTATTACTACATTTGAAGGCGGCGCACTACTAACTAATGATGAAGATATCGCCAAATCAGCTAGACTTACACGCTCTCATGGTATGGTAAAAAAACAGGCGTGGAATATGGATATGATAAGTATGGGATATAACTATCGCTTAAGCGATGTGGCGTGCGCTCTTGGGCTATCTCAGCTTAAAAGACTTGATGAGTTTATCTCTAGGCGTGATGAGATAGCAGCAATTTATGAAGATGCATTTAGCGACTCAAAACATCTAAAAACAATTAAAATTCCAAGCCATATACGCAGCGCCAGACATCTATATCCAGTACTTTTAAACTCAAATTTATGGTGTGCTAAAGAGGATATATTTAATGAGCTTCACTCTAGAGGCATTGGCGTGCAAGTACATTATAAACCTACATATCAATTTAGTTTTTACAAAAAGCTTTATGGTGAGCAGTTCTTATCTGGAGCAGAAGATTTTTATAGAGCAGAACTTAGTCTGCCATGCCACCAGATGATGAGCGATGATGATGTTAGGTTTATTATATCAAATTTAAATGAATTACTAGATAAATATGCTCTTGCTACAATATGTAGCTAA
- a CDS encoding formyltransferase family protein, protein MLKERNIPVELVNYNDINLDSYFNSLKNKFIISANNFYIFKSKCIENNIIINYHNALISKHRGVNAHIWAIWDDDEYSGIVWHRVDNGIDTGEILIQKYIKIDNMSAKELLLAQHRAAIESFKELIDVEFEVKQLITNDKNGKLHKKKELPNNGILDLSWEQKKINRFLRSFDVGVFCDIEYPKVEVNGVFLEIESYEINSDVITLNFTNGERLNLKGLK, encoded by the coding sequence ATGCTAAAAGAGCGTAATATACCAGTTGAGCTTGTTAATTATAATGATATAAATTTAGATAGCTATTTTAACTCTTTAAAAAATAAGTTCATAATAAGTGCCAATAATTTTTATATATTTAAATCAAAATGTATAGAAAATAACATCATAATAAACTACCATAATGCTTTAATATCTAAACATAGAGGAGTTAATGCTCATATCTGGGCTATATGGGATGATGATGAATATAGTGGAATCGTATGGCATAGAGTTGATAATGGAATTGATACTGGAGAGATCTTAATACAAAAATATATAAAAATTGATAATATGAGCGCTAAAGAGCTTTTATTAGCTCAACATAGAGCAGCTATTGAGAGTTTTAAAGAGCTTATAGATGTGGAATTTGAAGTAAAGCAGTTAATCACAAATGATAAAAATGGCAAACTTCACAAAAAGAAAGAGTTGCCAAATAATGGGATTTTGGATTTATCTTGGGAGCAAAAAAAGATAAATAGATTTTTAAGATCTTTTGATGTGGGTGTATTTTGCGATATAGAGTATCCTAAGGTTGAAGTCAATGGAGTATTTTTAGAGATTGAGAGCTATGAAATAAATAGCGATGTGATAACTCTTAATTTTACAAATGGTGAAAGATTAAATTTAAAAGGATTAAAATGA
- a CDS encoding 2-hydroxymuconate tautomerase family protein encodes MPYINIRVTKENGEPTAEQKAQLIEGVTELVSRVLGRNKSSTVVIIDEIDMQNYGLGGESIKSIRERK; translated from the coding sequence ATGCCATATATTAACATTAGAGTAACTAAAGAAAATGGTGAGCCTACAGCTGAGCAAAAAGCACAGCTTATAGAGGGTGTAACAGAGTTAGTAAGTCGGGTCTTAGGTAGGAATAAATCTAGTACCGTTGTAATCATCGATGAGATAGATATGCAAAATTACGGCCTAGGTGGAGAGAGTATAAAATCTATAAGGGAGAGAAAATGA